The following proteins are encoded in a genomic region of Novosphingobium sp. PP1Y:
- a CDS encoding MFS transporter: MEAEKITPGTAAYRLLCIAMLFAGLSTFALLYCTQPLMPLFSKTYGVAAEEASLAVSLATGPMAFVLLVAGKLSDRLGRRPMMIASLLAAAALTTLLGLLPNWQSLLAARFLCGLALAGVPAVAMAYISEEVEDGAVGRAMGLYIGGSAIGGMSGRLLVSVLTEYFGWRDALGITGIAGLIIAALFWKILPPSRQFIPRHHSWGSYMAGFRHLFADKALPWLFVEAFLIMGAFISIYNYAGYRLLAPPYALSQAQVGLIFLLYLLGSISSAVAGHFSGEFGPRKCLWLPLVLFVFGIALTAASALPLIIAGIGTVTIAFFAAHAIASAWVGRRARRDRAQATACYLFFYYLGSSVLGSAGGYAWTGVGWNGVTFFSCTLVLTALAIAFRLYRVAPLPSPVPETSPIAAE, from the coding sequence ATGGAAGCCGAGAAGATCACGCCCGGAACCGCCGCCTATCGGCTTTTGTGCATCGCCATGCTGTTTGCCGGCCTTTCGACATTCGCGCTGCTTTACTGCACCCAGCCCCTGATGCCATTGTTCAGCAAGACTTACGGCGTGGCGGCTGAGGAAGCGAGCCTTGCAGTATCGCTGGCGACAGGGCCGATGGCCTTCGTGCTGCTGGTCGCAGGCAAGCTATCCGACAGGCTGGGTCGCCGGCCCATGATGATCGCTTCGCTGCTGGCCGCGGCGGCACTGACCACCCTGCTCGGCCTGTTGCCGAACTGGCAAAGCCTACTCGCGGCGCGATTCCTGTGCGGACTGGCGCTTGCAGGCGTCCCGGCCGTCGCGATGGCCTATATTAGCGAGGAGGTCGAGGATGGCGCCGTCGGCCGTGCGATGGGGCTTTATATCGGCGGCTCCGCGATCGGGGGCATGAGCGGACGACTGCTGGTGAGCGTGCTGACCGAATACTTCGGCTGGCGCGATGCGCTGGGCATTACGGGCATTGCCGGGCTGATCATTGCGGCTCTTTTCTGGAAGATCCTGCCCCCTTCGCGACAATTCATCCCGCGTCACCACTCCTGGGGCAGCTATATGGCCGGCTTCCGGCACCTGTTCGCCGACAAGGCCCTGCCCTGGCTGTTTGTGGAAGCGTTCCTGATCATGGGGGCTTTCATCAGCATCTACAATTATGCCGGTTATCGCCTGCTTGCCCCACCCTATGCACTGTCTCAGGCCCAAGTCGGGCTCATCTTCCTGCTCTATCTGCTCGGTTCAATCAGCTCTGCGGTCGCGGGCCATTTCTCCGGGGAGTTCGGCCCCCGCAAATGTCTTTGGCTGCCGCTTGTCCTCTTCGTCTTCGGCATTGCACTGACTGCAGCGAGCGCCTTGCCGCTGATCATCGCCGGAATAGGGACCGTCACGATTGCGTTCTTTGCCGCGCACGCGATCGCTTCGGCCTGGGTCGGGCGGCGCGCGCGCAGGGATCGTGCGCAGGCGACAGCGTGCTACCTGTTTTTCTACTATTTGGGATCGAGCGTTCTTGGATCTGCGGGTGGCTATGCCTGGACCGGGGTGGGCTGGAACGGGGTCACGTTCTTCTCGTGCACCCTCGTGCTCACAGCGCTCGCCATCGCATTCCGGCTCTACCGCGTTGCACCGCTTCCCTCACCAGTTCCCGAAACCAGCCCGATCGCGGCCGAGTGA
- a CDS encoding acyltransferase, with amino-acid sequence MKRLNGLDALRGIAAVSVLLHHINIDRVSMTSNNAYLAVDFFFMLSGYVMARTYEGRFATGLGAARFMFLRYARLWPVMAFAFLLGIPAALTGMGLTGIAVLSFAFNMALLPYWAAWSPYPYNVAAWSIFYELVANLMHTLLFWRVRTRLLVLCVLAMGAVFIGRGLTAPILHVDGLGAFGFAGGLPRVLMSYPLGIVLYRLWRDDPPISIPAPLAYLTMPVVFMGSELSGVRNIFMDLAFVLILCPVMIAAALKWEPPAVAKKLGEISFPLYAVHVPVMTLMSISKLSDFLAIPASFILAVIVDRAVSRLRRDRLATDQTEPAASGTPLQDAGSGIAGPVAGHVHLN; translated from the coding sequence ATGAAGCGGCTCAATGGACTTGATGCTCTGCGCGGCATCGCGGCTGTGAGCGTTCTGCTCCATCACATCAACATTGATCGCGTCAGCATGACGTCCAACAATGCCTATCTCGCGGTCGATTTCTTCTTCATGCTGTCCGGTTACGTCATGGCCAGGACCTATGAAGGCCGCTTCGCTACCGGACTGGGGGCGGCCCGCTTCATGTTCCTTCGCTATGCGCGGCTCTGGCCCGTCATGGCATTCGCATTTCTCCTCGGCATTCCCGCGGCACTGACAGGCATGGGGCTGACCGGCATTGCGGTCCTGTCTTTTGCTTTCAACATGGCACTGCTGCCGTACTGGGCTGCCTGGAGTCCCTATCCGTACAATGTCGCGGCCTGGTCGATCTTCTACGAGCTGGTGGCAAACCTCATGCACACGCTTCTTTTCTGGCGGGTGAGGACAAGGCTTCTCGTGCTGTGTGTCCTTGCAATGGGCGCCGTGTTCATCGGCAGGGGTTTGACTGCGCCGATCCTTCACGTCGACGGTCTGGGAGCGTTTGGCTTCGCAGGCGGTCTGCCCCGGGTCTTGATGAGCTATCCGCTCGGCATCGTCCTTTATCGACTTTGGAGGGATGATCCTCCGATCAGCATTCCTGCCCCACTCGCCTATCTGACAATGCCCGTTGTGTTCATGGGATCGGAGTTGAGCGGCGTTCGCAACATATTCATGGATCTGGCTTTCGTCCTGATCCTGTGCCCCGTCATGATCGCTGCCGCACTGAAGTGGGAGCCTCCGGCTGTCGCGAAGAAGCTGGGCGAAATTTCCTTCCCCTTGTACGCGGTTCACGTGCCGGTGATGACTCTGATGTCGATTTCGAAGCTATCGGACTTCCTCGCAATCCCGGCCTCATTCATTCTGGCCGTCATCGTCGACCGAGCGGTGAGCCGCTTGCGGCGAGACAGACTGGCGACCGACCAGACCGAACCCGCGGCTTCGGGTACCCCGCTTCAAGATGCAGGCAGCGGGATCGCCGGGCCAGTTGCTGGCCATGTGCATTTGAACTGA
- a CDS encoding response regulator: MQPRPEDSAVQTPEPVTKRRCLLIDDSRVIRKVARRILEGLAYEVSEAENGEEALVQCRSAMPDLFMVDWNMPVMSGLEFVTSLRGMQGDRRPKVMFCTTNSNTDDIRKGIEAGADEYVIKPFDQQSLHAKLLRIGAA; encoded by the coding sequence TTGCAGCCGCGGCCCGAGGACAGCGCAGTCCAAACACCGGAGCCTGTCACGAAGCGGCGCTGCTTGCTCATCGATGACTCGCGTGTCATCCGAAAGGTCGCCCGGCGCATTCTGGAGGGGCTGGCCTATGAAGTCAGCGAAGCGGAAAATGGCGAAGAAGCGCTTGTCCAATGCCGCTCGGCCATGCCCGATCTCTTCATGGTGGACTGGAACATGCCGGTCATGAGCGGCTTGGAATTCGTGACCTCCTTGCGGGGAATGCAGGGCGACCGCCGGCCAAAGGTCATGTTCTGCACCACCAATTCCAACACCGACGATATCCGCAAGGGGATAGAGGCCGGGGCCGACGAATACGTCATCAAGCCTTTCGACCAGCAGTCCCTGCACGCCAAGCTGCTGCGCATCGGCGCCGCTTGA
- a CDS encoding TetR/AcrR family transcriptional regulator: MPKIVDHSARRRAVAEIAAKLIARDGIEGTKVRDIARLAGYSTSIVSHYFKSKHELLMSAYRMRMERTVARVEEVSREGSALLDSLASVLPLDEERVESWRIWLAFWGLATADETFLQEQRQRSRESVDLFHRAIVNSGAMPDDEQSRLVAQALLSSVAGIATQAIYDPDNWPAQRQLRILKLHLDNHIPGWESRSG, encoded by the coding sequence ATGCCGAAGATTGTCGATCACTCAGCCCGCCGCCGGGCCGTCGCCGAAATCGCCGCGAAGCTTATCGCACGCGACGGTATCGAAGGGACCAAGGTCCGGGATATCGCGCGGCTCGCCGGTTACAGTACCTCGATCGTCTCGCACTACTTCAAGAGCAAGCACGAGCTGCTGATGTCAGCCTATCGCATGCGCATGGAAAGGACCGTCGCGCGTGTCGAGGAAGTATCGCGCGAAGGAAGCGCACTTCTCGACAGCCTCGCTTCCGTTCTGCCACTCGACGAGGAACGGGTCGAAAGCTGGCGCATCTGGCTGGCCTTCTGGGGTCTCGCGACTGCAGATGAAACGTTTCTCCAGGAACAACGCCAGCGCAGCCGCGAATCCGTCGATCTGTTTCACCGCGCGATCGTCAACTCAGGCGCCATGCCGGATGACGAGCAATCCCGGCTCGTCGCGCAGGCACTGCTGAGCAGTGTCGCCGGGATTGCAACCCAGGCGATCTACGATCCGGATAATTGGCCAGCGCAAAGGCAGCTTAGGATTCTGAAACTGCATCTGGACAACCACATCCCCGGCTGGGAAAGTCGAAGCGGCTAG
- a CDS encoding glycoside hydrolase N-terminal domain-containing protein → MSVPVGNPARPLRHPLGAGKDHFSVTRRKLLTGTASAAAATALGELGSPVPSGAAPIPTARDRLWYCQPAREWTEALPVGNGRIGAMVFGGTGLERLQLNEDTLWTGGPYNPVNPSAREALPQIRRLIEQGHFTQAQTLADARLMARPLSQMAYQTFGDLTIAMPHLGTIEQGSYLRELDLDAALAATTFKADGVSWSRKVIASPDHQVIAVHLSADRPGRMHCLVGLGAPHDGVLSIDGGTLIFGGRNNAAHGVEGALRFEARARVLPQGGRISVSDNKLAVEGADAVTILIAMATSYRQFDDVGGDPSQITRSQIEAASRHSFARIAADTAASHRRLYRRVSLDLGETPAAHRPTDERIRTSETSQDSALAALYFQYGRYLLICSSRPGSQPANLQGIWNDSDDPPWGSKYTININTEMNYWPAEPTALGECVAPLVALVRDLAQTGASTAREMYGARGWVAHHNTDLWRATAPIDGAAWGLWPMGGAWLCTHLWDHYDYHRDTAFLRSVYPLLRGAALFFLDTLQRDPASGYLVTNPSISPENEHPGGASVCAGPSVDRQILRDLFAQTARAATILGLDDDLSAQILDTSRRLAPDEIGAQGQLQEWLEDWDSSAPEPHHRHVSHLYGLFPSHQINLDETPDLAMAARKSLELRGDESTGWATAWRANLWARLREGDHAHRILRYLLGPDRTYPNMFDAHPPFQIDGNFGGAAAIAEMLVQCRDDEIRLLPALPRAWPDGSVRGLRIRGACKVSLEWRAGELVCARLVSRIAGMRIVHLNERSAEVELVPGRPVTLNGPLLRT, encoded by the coding sequence ATGAGCGTTCCAGTCGGCAACCCGGCCAGACCTTTGCGTCACCCTCTCGGCGCGGGCAAGGATCATTTCTCGGTGACCCGCCGCAAGCTGTTGACGGGCACGGCGAGTGCAGCAGCGGCCACGGCATTGGGCGAACTTGGCTCACCTGTACCATCCGGTGCGGCACCGATACCGACGGCCCGGGATCGCCTGTGGTATTGTCAGCCGGCGCGTGAGTGGACCGAGGCCCTTCCGGTGGGTAACGGCCGGATCGGCGCCATGGTATTCGGCGGAACCGGATTGGAACGCCTCCAGCTCAATGAGGATACGCTTTGGACCGGGGGGCCCTACAATCCGGTAAATCCCTCAGCGCGCGAGGCACTTCCGCAAATCCGGCGATTGATCGAACAAGGACATTTTACCCAAGCGCAAACCCTGGCGGATGCAAGGCTCATGGCTCGCCCCTTGAGCCAGATGGCCTACCAGACCTTCGGCGACCTGACGATAGCAATGCCTCACCTCGGCACCATCGAGCAGGGAAGCTACTTGCGAGAGCTGGATCTCGATGCAGCCCTTGCCGCGACAACCTTCAAGGCCGATGGCGTTTCCTGGTCCCGCAAGGTGATCGCATCGCCCGATCATCAGGTCATTGCGGTGCACTTGTCCGCCGATCGACCAGGCAGGATGCACTGTCTCGTCGGGTTGGGGGCGCCTCACGACGGAGTGCTTTCGATCGATGGCGGCACGCTGATCTTTGGTGGGCGGAACAACGCGGCGCACGGTGTGGAGGGAGCCTTGCGCTTCGAGGCACGGGCACGCGTTCTGCCTCAAGGCGGAAGGATTTCGGTCAGCGACAACAAGCTTGCAGTGGAAGGCGCCGATGCCGTGACGATCCTGATCGCCATGGCAACCAGCTATCGTCAGTTCGACGATGTCGGCGGCGACCCGTCGCAGATCACGCGCAGTCAGATAGAGGCTGCCAGTCGCCATTCCTTTGCGCGTATCGCGGCCGACACCGCCGCGTCGCACCGACGGCTCTATCGCCGCGTCTCTCTCGATCTGGGGGAGACCCCGGCTGCACACCGTCCCACTGACGAACGTATTCGGACCAGTGAGACATCACAGGACAGCGCCCTCGCTGCGCTCTACTTCCAATATGGACGTTATCTGCTGATCTGCTCATCGCGGCCGGGGAGCCAGCCTGCCAATCTGCAGGGTATCTGGAACGACAGTGACGACCCGCCGTGGGGGTCCAAGTACACGATCAATATCAATACTGAAATGAACTACTGGCCCGCCGAACCAACCGCACTAGGCGAATGCGTCGCCCCCCTCGTGGCGCTGGTGCGCGATCTTGCGCAGACCGGTGCGAGCACCGCTCGGGAGATGTACGGCGCACGTGGGTGGGTCGCACATCACAATACGGACTTGTGGCGAGCCACTGCGCCGATCGATGGAGCAGCGTGGGGTCTATGGCCGATGGGCGGCGCCTGGCTTTGCACGCATCTATGGGACCATTACGATTATCACCGCGACACGGCATTCCTGCGCTCTGTCTATCCCCTGTTGCGGGGAGCGGCGCTGTTCTTTCTCGATACATTGCAGCGTGATCCGGCCAGCGGATATCTCGTCACCAATCCGTCGATCTCACCCGAAAACGAGCATCCCGGCGGGGCATCGGTGTGCGCCGGGCCCTCCGTCGACCGGCAGATCCTGCGCGACCTCTTCGCACAGACGGCCAGGGCTGCGACTATCCTGGGCTTGGATGATGACTTGTCTGCGCAGATCCTCGACACGAGCAGGCGGCTCGCTCCCGACGAGATCGGGGCTCAAGGTCAATTGCAGGAGTGGCTGGAGGACTGGGATTCCTCAGCGCCCGAGCCGCATCACCGCCACGTTTCCCACCTCTACGGGCTTTTCCCCAGCCACCAGATCAACCTCGATGAGACGCCCGATCTAGCCATGGCCGCGCGCAAGTCACTTGAATTGCGCGGCGACGAATCCACCGGTTGGGCAACGGCATGGCGCGCCAATCTTTGGGCTCGCCTGCGCGAGGGCGATCATGCGCACCGTATCCTGCGCTACCTTCTCGGTCCCGACCGGACCTATCCCAATATGTTCGACGCGCATCCCCCATTCCAGATCGACGGAAATTTCGGCGGCGCAGCGGCGATTGCCGAGATGCTTGTCCAGTGCCGCGATGATGAGATCCGCCTTCTGCCTGCCCTTCCCCGCGCGTGGCCGGATGGCTCCGTAAGAGGCTTGCGCATACGCGGCGCCTGCAAGGTCAGCCTGGAATGGCGCGCTGGCGAACTTGTCTGCGCAAGACTGGTCAGTCGCATTGCGGGAATGCGGATCGTCCATCTGAACGAGCGCAGCGCTGAAGTGGAACTGGTCCCAGGGCGACCCGTCACGCTGAACGGGCCGCTGCTGAGGACCTGA